From Streptomyces asiaticus, one genomic window encodes:
- a CDS encoding MBL fold metallo-hydrolase, whose protein sequence is MLIAGFPAGAWGTNCYLVAPAAGEECVIIDPGHQAAQGVAEAVAKHRLKPVAVVLTHGHIDHVASVVPVCGAHDVPAWIHPSDRFMMSDPEKALGRSIGMPLMGELTVGEPDDVKELADGAELKLAGLELTVAHAPGHTKGSVTFQMPEQADIPSVFFSGDLLFAGSIGRTDLPGGDHAEILESLARVVLPLDDSTVVLSGHGPQTSIGRERATNPYLREVAAGPGDGARRPAPRRGM, encoded by the coding sequence GTGCTCATTGCCGGGTTCCCCGCCGGGGCCTGGGGGACCAACTGCTATCTGGTCGCCCCCGCCGCCGGTGAGGAGTGCGTGATCATCGACCCGGGCCACCAGGCGGCCCAAGGCGTCGCGGAGGCGGTCGCCAAGCACCGGCTCAAGCCGGTCGCGGTCGTCCTCACCCACGGCCACATCGACCATGTCGCCTCGGTCGTCCCGGTCTGCGGCGCGCATGACGTACCGGCCTGGATCCACCCGTCCGACCGCTTCATGATGAGCGACCCCGAGAAGGCTCTCGGGCGCTCCATCGGGATGCCGCTGATGGGTGAACTCACCGTGGGCGAGCCGGACGACGTCAAGGAGCTGGCCGACGGCGCCGAGCTGAAGCTGGCCGGTCTGGAGCTCACCGTCGCGCACGCCCCGGGCCATACCAAGGGGTCGGTGACCTTCCAGATGCCCGAGCAGGCGGACATCCCGTCCGTCTTCTTCTCGGGCGATCTGCTCTTCGCCGGCTCCATCGGACGCACCGATCTGCCCGGCGGCGATCATGCCGAGATCCTCGAGTCGCTGGCCCGTGTGGTCCTGCCGCTCGACGACTCGACCGTGGTGCTGTCCGGCCATGGCCCCCAGACCAGCATCGGCCGTGAGCGCGCCACCAACCCGTATCTGCGCGAGGTGGCCGCCGGCCCGGGAGACGGCGCCCGGCGCCCGGCTCCGCGACGAGGAATGTGA
- a CDS encoding DUF2470 domain-containing protein has translation MTIPGIEALDDLGADGPTARTVAPDGDVLLLVPSASPAARAAAHAQDDELTCVMEITDVAPVAMPHRIRGRAWVAGWLTPVPCGERTRTAAALLAERHPVGELLGLDQAAQPSRRGGPAAGVGPAGRAAWTLLRLEVGEACVDDLWGADGVEPDDFTSADPDPLVRHEADLLQHLHAAHSEQVRQLCALLGDRSGLVCSRGPATPVALDRFGLRVRFTDEADRPFDARFDFPEPVRNVSELRYAMHALFDAAAS, from the coding sequence TTGACGATTCCCGGAATCGAGGCCCTGGACGACCTGGGGGCGGACGGTCCCACCGCCCGTACGGTCGCCCCGGACGGGGATGTGCTGCTGCTGGTGCCCAGCGCCTCCCCCGCCGCCCGCGCCGCCGCCCACGCCCAGGACGACGAGCTGACCTGCGTGATGGAGATCACCGACGTCGCCCCCGTCGCGATGCCCCACCGGATCCGCGGCCGCGCCTGGGTGGCCGGCTGGCTCACCCCCGTCCCCTGCGGTGAGCGCACGCGCACCGCGGCGGCGCTGCTGGCCGAGCGGCATCCGGTGGGCGAACTGCTCGGCCTCGACCAGGCGGCGCAACCGTCGCGGCGCGGTGGGCCGGCCGCCGGGGTGGGGCCCGCCGGGAGAGCCGCCTGGACGCTGCTGCGGCTGGAGGTCGGCGAGGCGTGCGTGGACGACCTGTGGGGCGCGGACGGCGTCGAGCCGGACGACTTCACCTCGGCCGACCCCGATCCGCTGGTCCGGCACGAGGCCGATCTGCTCCAGCATCTGCACGCCGCCCACAGCGAGCAGGTGCGCCAGCTGTGCGCGCTGCTCGGCGACCGCTCCGGCCTGGTCTGCTCCCGGGGCCCGGCCACCCCGGTGGCGCTGGACCGCTTCGGTCTGCGGGTGCGCTTCACGGACGAGGCGGACCGGCCGTTCGACGCGCGCTTCGACTTTCCCGAGCCGGTGCGGAACGTCTCCGAGCTGCGGTACGCGATGCACGCCCTGTTCGACGCGGCGGCGAGCTGA
- a CDS encoding vitamin K epoxide reductase family protein yields the protein MDDVESGEAREGARAGTGGSRAFALLLVITGALGLLAAWVITIDKNKILEYKADGKVFTPGCSLNPVVSCGNIMESDQAQAFGFPNPMLGLVAYGIVICVGMSLLTGARFPRWYWLTFNAGTLFGVGFVTWLQYESLYVIGSLCLWCCLAWVATIVMFCYVTGHNLKHGYLPAPDGLRRGLMEFHWVVPVVWIGVIGMLILTRWWDFWTGAQG from the coding sequence ATGGACGACGTGGAGTCCGGCGAGGCGCGGGAGGGTGCGCGGGCCGGGACGGGTGGCAGTCGTGCCTTCGCCCTCCTGCTCGTGATCACCGGGGCGCTCGGACTGCTGGCCGCCTGGGTCATCACGATCGACAAGAACAAGATCCTCGAGTACAAGGCCGACGGCAAGGTCTTCACGCCCGGGTGCAGCCTCAACCCCGTCGTCTCCTGCGGCAACATCATGGAGAGCGACCAGGCGCAGGCGTTCGGCTTCCCGAACCCGATGCTCGGCCTCGTCGCCTACGGCATCGTGATCTGCGTGGGCATGTCACTGCTGACCGGGGCGCGCTTCCCGCGCTGGTACTGGCTGACCTTCAACGCGGGCACGCTCTTCGGCGTCGGCTTCGTGACCTGGCTCCAGTACGAGTCGCTGTACGTCATCGGCTCGCTGTGCCTGTGGTGCTGCCTGGCCTGGGTCGCCACCATCGTGATGTTCTGCTACGTCACCGGCCACAACCTCAAGCACGGCTACCTTCCGGCGCCGGACGGGCTGCGGCGCGGGCTCATGGAGTTCCACTGGGTGGTCCCGGTGGTGTGGATCGGCGTCATCGGCATGCTGATCCTGACCCGCTGGTGGGATTTCTGGACGGGCGCTCAGGGCTGA
- the rpsD gene encoding 30S ribosomal protein S4, which yields MNQSRPKVKKSRALGIALTPKAVKYFEARPYPPGEHGRGRKQTSDYKVRLLEKQRLRAQYDISERQMARAYDRARKAEGKTGEALVVELERRLDALVLRSGIARTIYQARQMVTHGHIEVNGRKVDKPSFRVRPDDVVMVRERSREKVPFQVAREGGYAPDGETPRYLQVNLKALAFRLDRDPNRKEIPVICDEQLVVEYYAR from the coding sequence GTGAACCAGTCGCGTCCCAAGGTCAAGAAGTCGCGGGCGCTCGGCATCGCTCTGACCCCGAAGGCCGTCAAGTACTTCGAGGCCCGCCCCTACCCGCCGGGCGAGCACGGCCGTGGCCGCAAGCAGACCAGTGACTACAAGGTCCGGCTGCTGGAGAAGCAGCGGCTGCGCGCCCAGTACGACATCAGCGAGCGCCAGATGGCCCGTGCCTACGACCGCGCCCGGAAGGCCGAGGGCAAGACGGGCGAGGCCCTGGTCGTCGAGCTCGAGCGCCGTCTGGACGCGCTCGTTCTGCGGTCGGGCATCGCCCGCACCATCTACCAGGCCCGCCAGATGGTCACCCACGGCCACATCGAGGTCAACGGCCGCAAGGTCGACAAGCCGTCCTTCCGGGTCCGCCCGGACGACGTGGTGATGGTCCGCGAGCGCAGCCGCGAGAAGGTCCCCTTCCAGGTGGCGCGCGAGGGTGGTTACGCCCCCGACGGCGAGACCCCGCGCTACCTCCAGGTCAACCTGAAGGCGCTCGCCTTCCGCCTGGACCGGGACCCCAACCGCAAGGAGATCCCGGTGATCTGCGACGAGCAGCTCGTCGTCGAGTACTACGCCCGCTGA
- the hisS gene encoding histidine--tRNA ligase: MSTFKAPRGTYDLIPPASATYLAVREAIAAPLKRSGYGYIETPGFENVELFARGVGESTDIVTKEMYTLTTKGGDELALRPEGTASVLRAALEANLHKAGSLPVKLWYSGSYYRYERPQKGRYRHFSQVGAEAIGAEDPALDAELIVLAHDAYRSLGLRNFRILLNSLGDATCRPVYRAALQDFLRGLDLDEDTRRRVEINPLRVLDDKREAVRAQLADAPLLRDYLCEECKAYHAEVRELITARGVAFEDDARLVRGLDYYTRTTFEFVHDGLGSQSAVGGGGRYDGLSEMIGGPALPSVGWALGVDRTVLALEAEGVELNLPAAVSVFAVPLGEEARKVLFGLVGELRTAGVATDFAYGGKGLKAAMKAANRSGARYTIVAGERDLAENVVQLKDMDSGEQSPVPLTEVVEAVRARLA, translated from the coding sequence TTGAGCACCTTCAAAGCCCCCCGGGGCACGTATGACCTGATCCCGCCGGCCTCCGCGACCTACCTCGCGGTGCGCGAGGCGATCGCCGCACCGCTCAAGCGCTCCGGCTACGGCTACATCGAGACCCCCGGTTTCGAGAACGTGGAGCTCTTCGCGCGCGGCGTCGGCGAGTCCACCGACATCGTGACCAAGGAGATGTACACCCTCACCACCAAGGGCGGCGACGAGCTCGCGCTGCGCCCCGAGGGCACCGCCTCGGTGCTGCGCGCCGCCCTGGAGGCCAATCTCCACAAGGCCGGATCGCTGCCGGTCAAGCTCTGGTACTCGGGCTCGTACTACCGTTACGAGCGCCCGCAGAAGGGCCGCTACCGCCACTTCTCGCAGGTCGGCGCGGAGGCCATCGGCGCCGAGGACCCGGCCCTGGACGCCGAGCTGATCGTCCTGGCCCACGACGCCTACCGGTCGCTCGGGCTGCGGAACTTCCGCATCCTGCTGAACTCGCTGGGCGACGCCACCTGCCGCCCCGTCTACCGGGCCGCCCTCCAGGACTTCCTGCGCGGCCTGGACCTGGACGAGGACACCCGGCGGCGCGTGGAGATCAACCCGCTGCGGGTGCTGGACGACAAGCGCGAGGCGGTGCGCGCGCAGCTGGCCGACGCCCCGCTGCTGCGCGACTACCTGTGCGAGGAGTGCAAGGCGTACCACGCGGAGGTCCGCGAGCTGATCACGGCGCGGGGCGTGGCCTTCGAGGACGACGCGAGGCTGGTGCGCGGCCTGGACTACTACACCCGCACCACCTTCGAGTTCGTCCACGACGGCCTGGGCTCCCAGTCCGCGGTGGGCGGCGGCGGCCGCTACGACGGCCTGTCCGAGATGATCGGCGGCCCGGCCCTGCCCTCGGTGGGCTGGGCGCTCGGCGTGGACCGTACGGTGCTCGCGCTGGAGGCCGAGGGCGTCGAGCTGAACCTCCCCGCCGCGGTCAGCGTCTTCGCGGTACCGCTGGGGGAGGAGGCCCGCAAGGTCCTCTTCGGCCTGGTCGGCGAGCTCCGTACGGCGGGCGTCGCCACGGACTTCGCCTACGGCGGCAAGGGCCTGAAGGCCGCCATGAAGGCCGCCAACCGCAGCGGCGCCCGCTACACGATCGTGGCGGGCGAGCGCGACCTCGCCGAGAACGTGGTCCAGCTGAAGGACATGGACTCCGGCGAGCAGTCCCCGGTCCCCCTGACCGAGGTGGTCGAGGCGGTCCGCGCACGCCTTGCCTGA
- a CDS encoding DUF948 domain-containing protein translates to MSGGEVAGILVAVFWAILVSFLALALVRLAQTLKAATRLVAEVTDQAVPLLSEASATVREANTQLARVDSIASDVQEVTSNASALSSTVSTAFGGPLVKVAAFGYGVRRAIGRKGRAEEDEPAPTRNVVIGKTLPSARRGGRRNRGSKG, encoded by the coding sequence GTGTCCGGTGGAGAGGTGGCCGGGATCCTCGTGGCCGTCTTCTGGGCGATCCTGGTGTCCTTCCTGGCGCTGGCGCTGGTGAGGCTGGCTCAGACGCTCAAGGCGGCCACCAGGCTGGTGGCGGAGGTCACCGACCAGGCGGTGCCGCTGCTGAGCGAGGCGTCCGCGACCGTGCGCGAGGCCAACACCCAGCTCGCCCGGGTGGACTCGATCGCCTCCGACGTCCAGGAGGTCACCTCCAACGCCTCCGCGCTCTCCTCGACCGTCTCCACCGCCTTCGGCGGACCGCTGGTCAAGGTGGCCGCGTTCGGCTACGGCGTCCGGCGGGCGATCGGCCGCAAGGGGCGGGCGGAGGAGGACGAGCCCGCGCCCACGCGCAACGTCGTCATCGGCAAGACCCTGCCGTCCGCCCGCCGGGGCGGCCGTCGCAACCGTGGATCGAAGGGCTGA
- a CDS encoding replication-associated recombination protein A — translation MEPDLFTAAAEDRQEKDPASSPLAVRMRPRTLDEVVGQQHLLRPGSPLRRLVGEGGGGPAGPSSVILWGPPGIGKTTLAYVVSQATQKRFVELSAITAGVKEVRAVIDGARRSSGAYGRDTVLFLDEIHRFSKAQQDSLLPAVENRWVTLIAATTENPYFSVISPLLSRSLLLTLEPLTDDDLRGLLRRALTDERGLGGAVTLPEDAEAHLLRIAGGDARRALTALEAGAGAALDKGEPEVTLTSLEEAVDRAAVKYDRAGDQHYDVASALIKSIRGSDVDAALHYLARMIEAGEDPRFIARRLMISASEDIGLADPTALPTAVAAAQAVALIGFPEAALTLSHATIALALAPKSNAATTAIGAALADVRAGLAGPVPPHLRDGHYQGAKKLGHAQGYLYPHDLPGGIAAQQYAPDKIHGKRYYEPTRYGAEARYADVVERVRARLRGDPPPSGDGPAATSS, via the coding sequence GTGGAGCCAGACCTGTTCACCGCCGCCGCAGAGGACCGCCAGGAGAAGGATCCGGCCAGCAGTCCGCTGGCCGTGCGGATGCGTCCGCGCACCCTCGACGAGGTCGTGGGCCAGCAGCATCTGCTGCGCCCCGGGTCCCCGCTGCGGCGGCTCGTGGGCGAGGGCGGCGGGGGTCCGGCCGGGCCGTCGTCGGTGATCCTCTGGGGCCCGCCGGGCATCGGCAAGACGACGCTGGCGTATGTGGTCAGCCAGGCCACCCAGAAGCGCTTCGTCGAGCTGTCGGCCATCACCGCGGGGGTCAAGGAGGTCCGGGCCGTCATCGACGGCGCGCGCCGCTCCTCCGGGGCGTACGGGCGGGACACCGTGCTCTTCCTGGACGAGATCCACCGCTTCAGCAAGGCCCAGCAGGACTCGCTGCTGCCCGCCGTGGAGAACCGATGGGTGACGCTGATCGCGGCCACCACCGAGAATCCGTACTTCTCCGTGATCTCCCCGCTGCTCTCCCGCTCGCTGCTGCTCACCCTGGAGCCGCTGACCGACGACGATCTGCGCGGGCTGCTGCGGCGCGCGCTCACCGACGAGCGCGGGCTCGGCGGGGCGGTCACCCTCCCCGAGGACGCCGAGGCGCATCTGCTGCGGATAGCGGGCGGCGATGCCCGGCGGGCGCTCACCGCGCTGGAGGCGGGCGCCGGGGCGGCCCTGGACAAGGGCGAGCCCGAGGTCACGCTCACCTCGCTGGAGGAGGCGGTCGACCGGGCCGCGGTGAAGTACGACCGCGCGGGTGACCAGCACTACGACGTGGCCAGCGCCCTGATCAAGTCCATCCGCGGCTCGGACGTGGACGCGGCGCTGCACTATCTGGCCCGGATGATCGAGGCGGGGGAGGACCCGCGGTTCATCGCCCGCCGGCTGATGATCTCGGCGAGCGAGGACATCGGCCTGGCCGACCCCACCGCGCTGCCCACCGCCGTGGCGGCGGCGCAGGCGGTCGCCCTGATCGGCTTCCCGGAGGCCGCGCTCACCCTGAGCCACGCCACCATCGCCCTGGCGCTCGCGCCCAAGTCCAACGCCGCCACCACCGCCATCGGCGCCGCGCTCGCCGATGTGCGGGCGGGTCTGGCCGGGCCGGTGCCGCCGCATCTGCGCGACGGCCACTACCAGGGCGCCAAGAAGCTCGGCCACGCACAGGGCTATCTCTATCCGCACGATCTGCCGGGCGGCATCGCGGCGCAGCAGTACGCACCGGACAAGATCCACGGCAAGCGGTACTACGAGCCCACGCGGTACGGGGCCGAGGCGCGGTACGCGGATGTGGTGGAGCGGGTGCGGGCGCGGCTGCGCGGCGACCCGCCGCCGTCCGGCGACGGTCCGGCGGCCACCTCGTCCTAG
- the alaS gene encoding alanine--tRNA ligase, giving the protein MESAEIRRRWLRFFEERGHTVVPSASLIADDPTLLLVPAGMVPFKPYFLGEVKPPFDRAVSVQKCVRTPDIEEVGKTTRHGTFFQMCGNFSFGDYFKEGAIKYAWELLTSSQEEGGYGLDPERLWITVYEQDDEAERIWREVIGVPADRIQRLGMGPNYWSMGVPGPCGPCSEINYDRGPEFGEEGGPAVNDERYVEIWNLVFMQYERGPGEGKDNFPILGELPSKNIDTGLGLERLAMILQGVRNMYETDTLRVVMDKATELTGVAYGAARTSDVSLRVVADHMRTSVMLIGDGVTPGNEGRGYVLRRIMRRAIRNMRILGATEPVVGELVDVVLKTMGQQYPELLTDRKRIETVALAEESAFLKTLKAGTNILDTAVTDTKATGGSVLPGDKAFLLHDTWGFPIDLTLEMAAEQGLSVDEEGFRRLMKEQRERAKADAKAKKTGHADLSAYREVADSSGQTEFTGYLHTEGESTVVGLLVDGVSSPAATEGEEVEVVLDRTPFYAEGGGQLADTGRIKLDTGAVVEVRDVQQPVPGVSVHKGVVQVGEVTVGAGAHARIDIKRRRAIARAHSATHLTHQALRDALGPTAAQAGSENSPGRFRFDFGSPTAVPGAVLTDVEQKINEVLSRELDVTAEVMSMDDAKKQGAIAEFGEKYGDRVRVVTIGDFSKELCGGTHVHNTAQLGLVKLLGESSIGSGVRRVEALVGVDAYNFLAREHTVVSQLTDLVKGRPEELPEKISGMLSKLKEAEKEIERFRAEKVLQAAAGLVQGAKDVRGVALIAAKVPDGTSADDLRKLVLDVRGRVPGDRPAVVALFTVAGGRPLTVIATNEAARERGLKAGDLVRTAAKTLGGGGGGKPDVAQGGGQNPGAVGEAIEAVERLVAESA; this is encoded by the coding sequence ATGGAGTCGGCTGAAATCCGCCGCCGCTGGCTGCGCTTCTTCGAGGAGCGCGGGCACACCGTCGTGCCGTCGGCGTCGCTCATCGCGGACGACCCGACGCTGCTGCTGGTCCCCGCGGGCATGGTGCCCTTCAAGCCGTACTTCCTCGGTGAGGTCAAGCCGCCCTTCGACCGCGCCGTCAGCGTGCAGAAGTGCGTGCGTACGCCGGACATCGAAGAGGTCGGCAAGACCACCCGCCACGGCACCTTCTTCCAGATGTGCGGGAACTTCTCGTTCGGCGACTACTTCAAGGAAGGCGCCATCAAGTACGCCTGGGAGCTGCTGACCAGCTCCCAGGAGGAGGGTGGCTACGGCCTCGACCCCGAGCGGCTGTGGATCACCGTCTACGAGCAGGACGACGAGGCCGAGCGCATCTGGCGCGAGGTGATCGGCGTCCCCGCCGACCGGATCCAGCGCCTCGGCATGGGCCCGAACTACTGGTCCATGGGCGTCCCCGGCCCCTGCGGCCCCTGCTCCGAGATCAACTACGACCGTGGTCCGGAGTTCGGCGAGGAGGGCGGCCCGGCCGTCAACGACGAGCGCTACGTGGAGATCTGGAACCTGGTCTTCATGCAGTACGAGCGCGGTCCGGGCGAGGGCAAGGACAACTTCCCGATCCTCGGCGAGCTCCCCAGCAAGAACATCGACACCGGCCTCGGCCTCGAGCGCCTGGCGATGATCCTCCAGGGCGTGCGGAACATGTACGAGACCGACACCCTGCGCGTCGTCATGGACAAGGCCACCGAGCTGACCGGGGTCGCTTACGGCGCCGCCCGGACTTCCGACGTCTCGCTGCGCGTGGTCGCCGACCACATGCGCACCTCCGTCATGCTCATCGGCGACGGCGTCACCCCCGGCAACGAGGGCCGCGGCTATGTGCTGCGCCGCATCATGCGCCGCGCCATCCGCAACATGCGCATCCTCGGCGCCACCGAGCCGGTCGTCGGCGAGCTGGTCGACGTCGTCCTCAAGACGATGGGCCAGCAGTACCCGGAGCTGCTCACCGACCGCAAGCGGATCGAGACCGTCGCCCTCGCCGAGGAGTCGGCCTTCCTCAAGACGCTCAAGGCCGGCACCAACATCCTCGACACCGCCGTCACCGACACCAAGGCCACCGGCGGCAGCGTGCTCCCCGGCGACAAGGCGTTCCTGCTCCACGACACCTGGGGCTTCCCGATCGACCTCACCCTCGAGATGGCCGCCGAACAGGGCCTCTCGGTGGACGAGGAGGGCTTCCGCCGCCTGATGAAGGAGCAGCGGGAGCGCGCCAAGGCCGACGCCAAGGCCAAGAAGACCGGCCACGCCGACCTGTCCGCCTACCGCGAGGTGGCCGACAGCTCCGGCCAGACCGAATTCACCGGCTACCTCCACACCGAGGGCGAGTCCACCGTCGTCGGCCTGCTGGTCGACGGGGTGTCCTCGCCCGCCGCCACCGAGGGCGAGGAGGTCGAGGTCGTCCTGGACCGCACCCCGTTCTACGCCGAGGGCGGCGGCCAGCTCGCCGACACCGGCCGGATCAAGCTGGACACCGGCGCCGTGGTGGAGGTCCGGGACGTCCAGCAGCCGGTGCCCGGGGTCAGCGTGCACAAGGGCGTCGTCCAGGTCGGCGAGGTGACGGTCGGCGCCGGGGCCCACGCCCGGATCGACATCAAGCGACGCCGGGCCATCGCCCGCGCCCACAGCGCCACCCACCTCACCCACCAGGCGCTGCGCGACGCCCTGGGCCCGACCGCCGCCCAGGCCGGTTCGGAGAACTCGCCCGGCCGCTTCCGCTTCGACTTCGGCTCGCCGACCGCCGTGCCCGGCGCGGTCCTCACGGACGTCGAGCAGAAGATCAACGAGGTGCTCTCCCGCGAACTCGACGTCACCGCCGAGGTGATGAGCATGGACGACGCCAAGAAGCAGGGCGCCATCGCCGAGTTCGGCGAGAAGTACGGCGACCGGGTGCGCGTGGTGACCATCGGCGACTTCTCCAAGGAGCTGTGCGGTGGCACCCATGTGCACAACACCGCCCAGCTGGGCCTGGTGAAGCTGCTCGGCGAGTCCTCCATCGGCTCCGGGGTGCGCCGGGTCGAGGCCCTGGTGGGCGTGGACGCCTACAACTTCCTCGCCCGGGAGCACACGGTCGTCTCCCAGCTCACCGACCTGGTCAAGGGCCGCCCCGAGGAGCTCCCGGAGAAGATCTCCGGCATGCTGAGCAAGCTCAAGGAGGCCGAGAAGGAGATCGAGCGGTTCCGCGCCGAGAAGGTGCTCCAGGCCGCCGCCGGTCTCGTCCAGGGCGCCAAGGACGTCCGGGGCGTGGCCCTGATCGCCGCCAAGGTGCCGGACGGCACCTCCGCCGACGATCTGCGCAAGCTGGTCCTGGACGTCCGTGGCCGCGTCCCGGGCGACCGCCCGGCCGTCGTCGCCCTCTTCACCGTGGCGGGTGGCCGTCCGCTGACCGTCATCGCCACCAACGAGGCCGCCCGTGAGCGCGGGCTCAAGGCCGGTGACCTGGTCCGCACCGCCGCCAAGACGCTCGGCGGCGGAGGCGGCGGCAAGCCGGACGTGGCCCAGGGCGGCGGCCAGAACCCGGGGGCCGTCGGCGAGGCCATCGAGGCCGTCGAGCGGCTCGTCGCGGAATCGGCCTGA
- a CDS encoding DUF6167 family protein, producing the protein MFRRTFWFTTGVAAGVWATTKVNRKLNQLTPESLAAQAADRAVLAGRRIKVFALDVRDGMADREAALKDALGLSAPPPDDRKRLPAQRSRAELTRTTPYKLHKAGNEDH; encoded by the coding sequence ATGTTCCGCCGCACATTCTGGTTCACCACCGGCGTCGCCGCCGGGGTGTGGGCCACCACCAAGGTCAACCGCAAGCTCAACCAGCTCACCCCGGAGAGCCTGGCGGCGCAGGCCGCCGACCGCGCGGTGCTGGCAGGTCGGCGGATCAAGGTCTTCGCCCTGGACGTACGGGACGGCATGGCCGACCGCGAGGCCGCGCTCAAGGACGCGCTCGGGCTCTCCGCGCCACCGCCGGACGACCGCAAGCGGCTCCCGGCCCAGCGGAGCCGGGCCGAGCTGACCCGCACCACCCCCTACAAGCTCCACAAAGCCGGAAATGAGGACCACTGA
- a CDS encoding peptidylprolyl isomerase → MVSNEQRRRQLAREKYLRQQQRRETARHKSRQRNVVIAAVLAVVLAGGGAVAATGALSGKDKDKKDDAASSATPSAAPTSKAPDPCAKEAKAVAGKKPKKMSWKKEPAVTIDKSASYTMKLETTCGDISVTMDAGKAPHTVNSFSFLAGKGYFDHTKCHRLVNQGIYVLQCGDPQGTGAGGPGYTIPDENLKDASIKGGKYPAGTVAMANQYNPQTKQGRNTGGSQFFLVYKKSNLPPDYTPFGTVDKAGMKVLSKIANAGAAPPDQTMNTAPNASVVINKATVGKS, encoded by the coding sequence GTGGTCAGTAACGAGCAGCGGCGGAGGCAACTCGCCCGGGAGAAGTACCTTCGGCAGCAGCAGCGGCGCGAAACCGCCCGGCACAAGTCGCGCCAGCGCAATGTGGTGATCGCCGCCGTGCTGGCCGTGGTCCTGGCCGGTGGCGGTGCCGTCGCGGCCACGGGCGCGCTGTCCGGGAAGGACAAGGACAAGAAGGACGACGCCGCCTCCTCCGCCACTCCCTCGGCCGCCCCCACCAGCAAGGCGCCCGACCCCTGCGCCAAGGAGGCGAAGGCGGTCGCGGGCAAGAAGCCGAAGAAGATGTCGTGGAAGAAGGAGCCGGCGGTCACGATCGACAAGTCGGCCTCCTACACGATGAAGCTCGAGACGACCTGCGGGGACATCTCCGTGACCATGGACGCGGGCAAGGCGCCGCACACGGTCAACTCCTTCAGCTTCCTGGCGGGCAAGGGCTACTTCGACCACACCAAGTGCCACCGGCTGGTGAACCAGGGGATCTACGTGCTCCAGTGCGGTGACCCGCAGGGCACCGGCGCGGGCGGCCCCGGCTACACCATCCCGGACGAGAACCTCAAGGACGCCTCGATCAAGGGCGGCAAGTACCCGGCCGGGACCGTCGCCATGGCCAACCAGTACAACCCGCAGACCAAGCAGGGCCGGAACACCGGTGGCAGCCAGTTCTTCCTGGTCTACAAGAAGAGCAACCTCCCGCCGGACTACACGCCCTTCGGCACCGTGGACAAGGCCGGGATGAAGGTCCTGTCGAAGATCGCCAACGCCGGGGCGGCTCCCCCGGACCAGACGATGAACACCGCCCCGAACGCCAGCGTGGTGATCAACAAGGCGACGGTCGGCAAGTCCTGA